In one window of Cryptococcus neoformans var. neoformans B-3501A chromosome 11, whole genome shotgun sequence DNA:
- a CDS encoding hypothetical protein (HMMPfam hit to Sec6, Exocyst complex component Sec6, score: 362.5, E(): 5.5e-106) encodes MSSANPSSLIAEVLRQPDDLLKLAAYRKKLLKEKSALDTKLSEGVKSQLDATRDALLKLQNSRAAVTLIREEMLAVEKLMGEEAGGEAFDKITRVSTVHRNFAQTSKMVQNLRSMSEKVDYLSSLLDSDKNHPDGAAGPSPNLLPIHFQLQQLEAFRNETLHEAKKSNPQDRETLVKWFEKVDKVAADFEAWLWEIAGSVVELLRKGNGGTVVRLLKIIEVEGKEDEKAVAMRLVRKVTTTDAASKFKSMQANARVIKNYRHKFLDVMKSTVQRSFEEYFLDNQHDFLGFIEGLGWVYKDIIRIKDDIEPLFPADYEITAFLVKAYHKSLNETLIKVVKSAPEAKVLLELHAWIKEYRVSMKELEIPPAWIQPPLLDGKSQDLIEDYVKLIVTKLDEWTVNLMREETGKFSWRTREPEQSDDGLFGMEGVVDFFQLVNQQCNLALDSNQGAVLARVVTESAKVMRRVQDQWLKLLADEMKAQTEKKPEEVLPGLVEYVIALANDQLKSADYAEALSARLEPLVSDKYKEIISARLNEAIDGYIDVAKRCLSCLVQFVFHDVRVATKALITPAWYTEQLMGQIMETMKDYMSDYQAHLHPSVFEILVDNLLDAFLISYLSALRRASTNSLRMPIAIQKIKSDISSAFQFFSQYKPSPGLEENFEVLNMIVNMLAASPEMVFMDYWNFAKIHGPQLQFAEALMKARDDLDRDGVKEIMETLRRKAKEEDIGEPEEPTIMVKVQATSGGLLSNLTNLAGTYASNFAAAGLRPS; translated from the exons ATGTCATCAGCAAACCCATCGTCACTCATTGCAGAAGTCCTTCGACAACCCGACGATCTTCTCAAGCTCGCCGCATATCGCAAGAAGCTGTTGAAAGAAAAATCGGCCCTGGATACCAAGCTTTCGGAGGGTGTGAAATCTCAACTAGACGCAACGAGGGATGCGTTGCTCAAGTTACAAAATAGTAGAGCTGCGGTGACACTGATAAGAGAGGAGATGTTGGCCGTGGAGAAGCTTATGGGTGAGGAAGCTGGTGGGGAGGCATTTGATAAGATTACGAGG GTTTCGACGGTACACCGTAACTTTGCACAAACGTCCAAGATGGTACAGAACCTGCGATCAATGTCCGAGAAAGTTGATTACTTGTCTTCTCTACTTGATTCTGACAAGAATCATCCCGATGGGGCTGCGGGTCCTTCTCCCAATCTCTTGCCCATTCACTTTCAATTACAACAATTGGAAGCATTCCGTAATGAGACTTTGCATGAGGCCAAAAAGTCAAACCCTCAAGATAGAGAGACACTGGTGAAGTGGTTTGAGAAGGTGGATAAAGTGGCTGCGGACTTTGAAGCATGGTTATGGGAGATAGCAGGAAGTGTGGTTGAGTTGTtgaggaaagggaatgGTGGGACTGTGGTTAGACTTTTGAAGATTATTGAGGTCGAGGGTaaagaagacgaaaag GCTGTAGCAATGCGTCTCGTACGCAAAGTCACGACTACCGATGCTGCTTCAAAATTTAAATCTATGCAAGCCAACGCTCGAGTCATCAAGAATTATCGCCACAAATTCCTCGATGTCATGAAATCCACCGTGCAGCGATCGTTTGAAGAATACTTTCTTGATAATCAGCATGACTTTTTAGGGTTCATCGAAGGGCTCGGGTGGGTGTACAAGGACATCATTAGGATCAAAGACGACATTGaacctctcttccctgCCGACTACGAGATTACAGCTTTCCTTGTTAAAGCCTACCACAAGTCTCTCAATGAAACGCTGATCAAGGTGGTCAAGTCTGCACCCGAGGCCAAGGTCCTCTTGGAGCTTCATGCATGGATCAAAGAATACAGGGTAAGCATGAAAGAGCTTGAAATCCCTCCTGCTTGGATCCAACCTCCATTGCTCGACGGCAAGTCTCAAGACCTTATCGAGGACTATGTCAAGCTCATTGTCACCAAACTCGATGAATGGACTGTTAACCTTATGCGGGAAGAGACGGGCAAGTTTTCATGGCGTACTCGCGAGCCAGAGCAGTCAGACGATGGTCTGTTCGGTATGGAGGGTGTGGTCGATTTCTTCCAGTTGGTCAACCAACAGTGCAACCTAGCACTGGATTCCAACCAAGGTGCAGTGTTGGCGCGAGTGGTGACAGAATCAGCAAAGGTGATGAGGCGTGTTCAGGACCAATGGCTCAAGCTGCTAGCAGACGAGATGAAGGCGCAAACAGAAAAGAAGCCGGAAGAGGTATTGCCAGGATTGGTCGAATATGTCATTGCCCTTGCTAATGACCAACTCAAATCCGCCGACTATGCCGAAGCTCTATCTGCCCGCTTGGAACCCTTGGTATCCGACAAGTACAAGGAAATTATCTCAGCTCGACTTAACGAGGCGATCGATGGCTACATTGACGTTGCCAAGCGCTGTTTGTCTTGCCTTGTTCAGTTTGTGTTCCATGACGTACGAGTCGCCACTAAAGCGCTCATCACCCCCGCATGGTACACTGAACAGCTCATGGGTCAGATTATGGAGACGATGAAAGACTATATGAGTGATTACCAAGCACACCTCCATCCGTCCGTTTTCGAAATCCTCGTTGACAATCTTCTCGACGCCTTCCTCATATCTTACCTCTCCGCCCTTCGACGAGCCTCAACCAACTCCCTTCGTATGCCCATCGCCATTCAAAAGATCAAATCCGACATATCATCCGCGTTCCAGTTCTTCTCCCAGTACAAACCCTCGCCGGGTCTCGAAGAAAACTTTGAAGTGTTAAACATGATTGTGAACATGCTCGCGGCATCTCCCGAAATGGTCTTCATGGACTACTGGAATTTCGCCAAGATACATGGTCCTCAATTACAATTTGCGGAAGCCTTGATGAAAGCGAGGGATGATTTAGATAGAGATGGTGTCAAGGAAATTATGGAGACATTAAGAAGGAAagccaaggaggaggatattGGAGAGCCAGAGGAACCTACAATTATG GTCAAAGTTCAAGCAACTTCTGGAGGATTGTTGTCAAACCTCACGAATCTTGCTGGAACATATGCTAGCAACTTCGCTGCAGCCGGTCTCCGGCCGTCATAG